The segment ATGAGGTGATTACGAATAATCTCCTGATAAATATATATGATGATGAGATTGCTTTTAGATTTAATAAGTATCTCGAAAAAAAAAGGCTGAAATATCCGGTGAGTATAAAAATAGATACAGGAATGAACAGGCTTGGTTTTGATGTTTCTATAAATTTCATTGAGTTTCGTGAAAAATATCCAAATCTCGTCCCAAAGGTTTTGATGAGTCACCTTTCAAGTCCTGATAGTGATCTTGATTATACATCCTTGCAGATAGATAGATTTTCGTCAGTGGCGGAAAGGGCCAAAAAGATTTTTCCATATATCAAAACCTCATTATTTAATTCTCCAGCTTTGTTATCTTTTGAAAACAGTTTTGATTATTCAAGACCAGGAATTTTAACTTACGGTTTTGTTAAATCTGACCATGATATTGGTATAAAGCCGGTGATGAAGATATTTTCAAAGATAATACATGTAAAATCTCTTGATAAAAATGAATCAGTGGGGTATAATAGAACTTACATTACAGGTAAAAAAACGATTCTTGGGGTTTTGCCCATTGGGTATGCTGATGGTTATAATAGATTATTATCAAACAGAGGGTTTGTTTATGTGGATGGGTATAAATGCCCTATAGTAGGTAGGATCTGTATGGATATGACTATGATAGATATTAGTGATTTGCCGGAAGGGAAATGGGGTAAAGAGGTGGAGATTTTAGGGGATAACATCAGGGCAGATGAGATGGCAAAGATGTGTAACACCATATCTTATGAAATACTTACAAGTATTTCCCCAAGAATACCAAGAATTTATGAGGGGATGAATGGATAAGGTTTTATCCTTTATAGGTGCCCCGATACTGAATCTTGCATTAGAATCCGGAAGGATCTTTTTGCTTTTAATAGATTCAATTTTATGGATATTTAGACCACCTTTCAGGTGGAAGCTTTTGATAAAACAGATGGAATTTATAGGTGCCAATTCGATTTCTGTAATAATTCTTACAGGGACTTTTACAGGGATGGTTTTTGCTTTTCAAAGTTATATAGGTTTTCACAAATTTGGAGCTGAATACATGGTGGGTACTGTTGTGGGGCTGGGGATGGCAAGGGAGCTTGGACCTGTTTTGAGTGCAATAATGGTGGCTGCCAGGGCAGGTTCTGCCATTACTGCTGAAATTGGTACAATGAAAGTTACCGAGCAGATAGATGCATTGCATTCACTTGCGGTGGATCCTGTTCAATATCTGGTGACCCCAAGAATATTGGCTGGACTTCTGGTTATGCCATTGTTAAACAGTATTGCCGTTTTTTGTGGAGTACTGGGTGGGTATTTTGTGGGCGTTAAGATATTGGATATAAATAGGACACTATATCTTCAATATATGTATCAGTATGTTGATCTAAGCGACCTTTACAATGGCATGATAAAGTCTGTAGTATTCGGACTTATTTTAACATTGGTTGGTTGCTATAAAGGGATGGCAGTATCAGGTGGTGCTGAGGGTGTGGGTAGAGCTACTACAGAATCTGTTGTACTGTCATGTATTTTAATACTTGTTTTCGACTATATACTTACGGCGTTTATGTTTTGATGATATGGAAAATATAATCATAGAAATGAAAAATGTTCACAAAAGTTTTGGTAAACATCAGGTTCACAAAGGGATAAATATCAAAGTGCCTCAGGGGGGGATTACGGTTATCCTTGGTCCTTCCGGTACAGGTAAGTCTGTGTTGCTAAAAGAGATGATGGGGCTTTTGATGCCTGAAAAAGGGGAAGTAATAGTTGATGGTGTTGATATAACCAAAATATCCAAAGTGGAGCTGGTCAATATTAGAAAAAAGTTTGGGATGCTCTTCCAGAATGCAGCTCTATTTGATTCGATGACGGTGTATGAAAATGTTGCCTTCCCTTTGAGGGAGCATACGAAATTAAAAGAGAAGCAGATAAGAGAGATCGTTCTGGAAAAATTGAGGCTGGTTGGTTTAAAGGATGTGGAAAATAAGATGCCCTCAGAGCTCTCTGGCGGTATGAGAAAAAGGGTGGGGCTTGCAAGAGCTATTGTGTTGGAGCCAAAGATCATTCTATATGATGAGCCCACGACCGGTCTTGATCCTATTATGAGGGATGTGGTGGATGATCTCATATATAATACCCAAAAGCAGTTGAATATTACCTCAGTAGTTATATCCCACGATATAGATAGTGCCTTTAAAATTGCTGATTATATGGCAATGATTTATGATGGTGTAACTGTTTTGAATGATACGAAGGAGAATTTTAAAAATTCTGACAATCCTTATGTTAGGCAGTTTATAAATGGTTCGAAAGATGGACCTATAAAGATGTTTTAGGGGGATTTATGAAGTTAGGGCTTGAAGCAAAAGTCGGCTTTTTTGTGATCGTTTCGTTGATAGTTTTAGGGTATATGACCACAAAAGTGGGGGATTTTAACTTTGGGAAAGATAAAGGGTATTCCATAAAGGCTGTTTTAAATAATGCATCAGGACTAAATACAGATGCTCCGGTGAAGTTTAAGGGTGTCAATGTGGGTAAGGTTAAAAATATTTCCCTTGAAGATGGTAAGGTTGTGGCAGAGATGTTAATTGAAGATAAATATAAGATCCCTGCCAAAGTGAGGGTAATTGTGAGATCCTCTGGCTTTTTGGGGGAGAAGTATGCCGAACTTGAAGAGCTACCAGAACAAACCGGGGAATATCTGGCTGCAGGATCTATTGTTAAGGATACAAAGGATGTGACAGATTTCGATCAATTGGGTAATAAATTGGGGGATATCGCAGACGATATAAAAGCGATTACATCTTCCTTAAGGGATGTCCTTGCAACTACTGAAGGGAAAGAGAATATGAAGGTCACCCTTGATAATATCAGACAGACCACAGA is part of the Calditerrivibrio nitroreducens DSM 19672 genome and harbors:
- a CDS encoding MlaE family ABC transporter permease, translating into MDKVLSFIGAPILNLALESGRIFLLLIDSILWIFRPPFRWKLLIKQMEFIGANSISVIILTGTFTGMVFAFQSYIGFHKFGAEYMVGTVVGLGMARELGPVLSAIMVAARAGSAITAEIGTMKVTEQIDALHSLAVDPVQYLVTPRILAGLLVMPLLNSIAVFCGVLGGYFVGVKILDINRTLYLQYMYQYVDLSDLYNGMIKSVVFGLILTLVGCYKGMAVSGGAEGVGRATTESVVLSCILILVFDYILTAFMF
- a CDS encoding ABC transporter ATP-binding protein; this encodes MENIIIEMKNVHKSFGKHQVHKGINIKVPQGGITVILGPSGTGKSVLLKEMMGLLMPEKGEVIVDGVDITKISKVELVNIRKKFGMLFQNAALFDSMTVYENVAFPLREHTKLKEKQIREIVLEKLRLVGLKDVENKMPSELSGGMRKRVGLARAIVLEPKIILYDEPTTGLDPIMRDVVDDLIYNTQKQLNITSVVISHDIDSAFKIADYMAMIYDGVTVLNDTKENFKNSDNPYVRQFINGSKDGPIKMF
- the alr gene encoding alanine racemase encodes the protein MNRSLRGTYALIDLKRYLNNLNIARKLSKSYITPVIKANGYGHGAIELARFTLEHSDIRIFCVATFEEGVKLRYGIGESAEIIVLGFVDEYFFNEVITNNLLINIYDDEIAFRFNKYLEKKRLKYPVSIKIDTGMNRLGFDVSINFIEFREKYPNLVPKVLMSHLSSPDSDLDYTSLQIDRFSSVAERAKKIFPYIKTSLFNSPALLSFENSFDYSRPGILTYGFVKSDHDIGIKPVMKIFSKIIHVKSLDKNESVGYNRTYITGKKTILGVLPIGYADGYNRLLSNRGFVYVDGYKCPIVGRICMDMTMIDISDLPEGKWGKEVEILGDNIRADEMAKMCNTISYEILTSISPRIPRIYEGMNG